The Micrococcales bacterium genome includes a region encoding these proteins:
- a CDS encoding permease, which produces MSLVERVPETRSRLGGLVAAAAGLWVLAYWLNERIWDWVFYDALGMAPDDRLTETLHFFFYDTVKIGLLLTGIIFVVTILRSFMSVERTRQLLGGKREGAGNVMAAGLGVVTPFCSCSAVPAFIGFVSAGVPIGVTLSFLIASPLANEIAIGLLWSLFGWQIAALYVAAGVTIAIVAGWVLGRMGVERWVEPFVFETKLKGQAIDPSQGLTMSQRVQMGVEEVGTIWRKIWPFLLVGIGLGAVIHGWVPTDFFTTYANSDNPFGVLVAVVIGVPLYSNAAGVMPLVEVLYNKGLPMGTVLAFMMSVVALSLPELILLRRVLKPQLLAAFVAVVATGIVAVGYLFNLVLGSGVPG; this is translated from the coding sequence ATGAGCCTCGTCGAGCGAGTACCGGAGACTCGTAGCCGCCTTGGGGGCCTGGTGGCCGCCGCCGCCGGGCTGTGGGTACTTGCGTACTGGCTCAATGAGCGGATTTGGGACTGGGTCTTCTATGACGCGCTCGGGATGGCGCCGGATGATCGGTTGACCGAGACCCTGCACTTCTTCTTCTACGACACCGTCAAGATCGGGCTGCTACTGACTGGGATCATCTTCGTGGTCACGATCCTGCGCTCGTTCATGAGTGTGGAGCGCACCCGCCAGCTGCTCGGCGGCAAGCGCGAGGGCGCGGGCAACGTGATGGCCGCTGGGCTCGGTGTGGTCACCCCGTTCTGCTCGTGCAGCGCGGTGCCGGCGTTCATCGGTTTCGTGTCGGCAGGGGTGCCGATCGGGGTGACGCTGAGTTTCCTGATCGCCTCACCGCTGGCCAACGAGATCGCTATCGGATTGCTGTGGAGTCTGTTCGGGTGGCAGATCGCCGCCTTGTACGTGGCGGCCGGGGTGACGATCGCGATCGTCGCCGGCTGGGTCCTGGGGCGCATGGGTGTTGAGCGGTGGGTGGAGCCGTTCGTCTTCGAGACCAAGCTGAAAGGTCAGGCGATCGACCCGTCGCAGGGGTTGACGATGAGCCAGCGCGTCCAGATGGGCGTCGAGGAGGTCGGCACCATCTGGCGCAAGATCTGGCCGTTCCTGCTGGTCGGTATCGGGTTGGGCGCGGTCATCCACGGTTGGGTCCCCACCGACTTCTTCACCACCTACGCCAACTCGGACAACCCGTTCGGTGTGCTGGTTGCCGTGGTCATCGGCGTGCCGTTGTACTCCAACGCCGCCGGCGTCATGCCACTGGTCGAGGTGCTCTACAACAAGGGCTTGCCGATGGGCACGGTTCTCGCGTTCATGATGAGTGTCGTGGCGCTGTCGCTGCCGGAGTTGATCCTGCTGCGCCGCGTGCTCAAACCCCAACTGCTGGCCGCATTCGTGGCGGTCGTAGCCACCGGCATCGTCGCGGTGGGCTACTTGTTCAACCTCGTTCTGGGCTCGGGGGTACCGGGATGA
- a CDS encoding thioredoxin family protein has protein sequence MNIKVLGTGCRKCLTLDRITREAVADLGLDADVATVEDYGQTMAYGVMTTPALVIDEHVLTVGRIPTPTALRQLLTQAAAAHTSPEDPIERNPS, from the coding sequence ATGAACATCAAGGTCCTGGGGACGGGATGCCGCAAGTGCCTGACTCTCGACCGGATCACTCGGGAGGCGGTGGCCGATCTCGGTCTCGATGCCGACGTGGCAACGGTCGAAGACTATGGCCAGACCATGGCCTATGGCGTGATGACCACTCCGGCGCTCGTCATCGACGAGCACGTGCTGACAGTCGGTCGCATCCCCACCCCCACCGCGCTCAGACAGTTGCTGACGCAGGCCGCCGCAGCCCACACATCCCCCGAAGACCCCATCGAAAGGAACCCGTCATGA
- a CDS encoding TM0996/MTH895 family glutaredoxin-like protein — translation MIIKVLGPGCANCQRLEAHTHEALAALGLEATVEKVTDYGEIASYGIMRTPGLVVDEQVVVSGRVPTAAEISELLSTTL, via the coding sequence ATGATCATCAAGGTTCTCGGCCCCGGCTGCGCCAACTGCCAACGGCTGGAGGCCCACACTCACGAAGCCCTGGCCGCCCTGGGCCTGGAGGCCACCGTGGAGAAGGTCACCGACTACGGCGAGATCGCCAGCTACGGCATCATGCGGACGCCGGGTCTGGTCGTCGACGAGCAGGTGGTGGTGTCGGGCCGCGTGCCGACAGCGGCTGAGATCAGCGAACTACTCTCGACGACCCTCTGA
- the arsB gene encoding ACR3 family arsenite efflux transporter encodes MTPEEVGTATTTDDTSEVVGRLSTLDRFLPVWILLAMAGGLLLGRLVPSVQTALDAVKVDQTSLPIALGLLLMMYPVLAKVRYEDMSHVTGDRKLLWWSLLLNWVIGPLLMFALAWVFLADYPAFRTGLIVIGLARCIAMVLIWNDLACGDREAGALLVAINSVFQILAYALLGTFYLKILPDWLALDSQDVAFSTWEITKSVLIFLGIPLLAGYLTRRIGLRVKGKDWYDTVFVPRIGPLALYGLLFTIVVMFALQGDAIISDPLSVVRIAVPLLVYFAIMWSVAFFVGNRARLGYPKTATLAFTAAGNNFELAIAVSIGVWGVTSGQALTGVIGPLIEVPALVALVYLSLWLHRRLSWPNTQRST; translated from the coding sequence GTGACCCCCGAAGAAGTCGGCACCGCCACGACCACCGACGACACGTCGGAGGTCGTCGGACGGCTCTCGACCCTGGACCGGTTCCTGCCGGTGTGGATCCTGCTGGCTATGGCCGGCGGGCTGCTGCTGGGCAGGTTGGTGCCGTCGGTGCAGACGGCACTGGACGCGGTGAAGGTCGATCAGACCTCGCTGCCGATCGCGCTGGGCCTGCTGCTGATGATGTACCCGGTGCTGGCGAAGGTGCGCTACGAGGACATGAGCCATGTCACCGGGGACCGGAAACTGCTGTGGTGGTCGCTGCTGCTCAACTGGGTCATCGGCCCGCTGCTCATGTTCGCCCTGGCGTGGGTATTCCTGGCCGACTACCCGGCCTTCCGTACCGGGCTGATCGTCATCGGTCTGGCACGCTGCATCGCCATGGTGCTGATCTGGAACGATCTGGCCTGCGGGGACCGGGAGGCAGGGGCCCTGCTGGTTGCCATCAACTCGGTGTTCCAGATCCTCGCCTACGCGCTGCTCGGAACGTTCTACCTGAAGATCCTGCCGGATTGGCTGGCCCTGGATTCCCAGGACGTGGCATTCTCCACCTGGGAGATCACCAAGTCCGTGTTGATCTTCCTCGGAATTCCCCTGCTTGCCGGCTACCTCACCCGGCGCATCGGTCTGCGGGTCAAGGGCAAGGACTGGTACGACACCGTGTTCGTCCCGCGGATCGGCCCGCTGGCCCTGTACGGACTCTTGTTCACGATCGTGGTGATGTTTGCTCTGCAGGGCGATGCGATCATCAGCGACCCGCTGTCTGTGGTGCGTATCGCGGTCCCGTTGCTCGTGTACTTCGCGATCATGTGGAGTGTGGCGTTCTTCGTCGGCAACCGTGCCCGGCTCGGCTACCCCAAGACCGCCACCCTCGCCTTCACCGCCGCCGGAAACAACTTCGAGCTGGCGATCGCTGTCAGTATCGGGGTGTGGGGGGTGACCTCGGGGCAGGCCTTGACCGGCGTGATCGGGCCGCTGATCGAAGTGCCGGCCCTCGTCGCCCTGGTGTACCTGTCGCTGTGGCTGCACCGACGGCTGTCCTGGCCCAACACGCAACGCTCGACCTGA